Proteins encoded by one window of Halobaculum halobium:
- the panB gene encoding 3-methyl-2-oxobutanoate hydroxymethyltransferase, whose product MVTTRDLRDRAGDDPITMLTAYDAPTAAVIDDAGIDVILVGDSMGNAVLGHDSTLPVTLAEVQSRTAAVARATDDALVVADMPFLSFGVDEAESIEHAGRMLKEADADAVKIESGPHTVELTRRLTELGIPVMAHLGLTPQHVNQLGGYQRQGTDPEAAERLLELANDHEDAGAFSLVLEHVPANLAAQITEALDVPTIGIGAGSETDGQVLVITDVLGLDEWSPPFSKQYADLRGEMASAVEAYKREVETGTFPAEEHSHVEDDVDDVY is encoded by the coding sequence ATGGTTACGACGCGCGACCTCCGAGATCGGGCGGGCGACGACCCCATCACGATGCTGACGGCGTACGACGCGCCGACGGCCGCGGTCATCGACGACGCCGGGATCGACGTGATCCTCGTCGGCGACTCGATGGGGAACGCGGTGCTGGGCCACGACTCGACACTGCCCGTCACGCTCGCCGAGGTGCAGAGTCGGACCGCTGCCGTCGCTCGTGCGACCGACGACGCGCTCGTCGTCGCGGACATGCCGTTCCTCTCGTTCGGCGTCGACGAGGCCGAGAGCATCGAGCACGCCGGGCGCATGCTGAAAGAGGCGGACGCCGACGCCGTGAAGATCGAGTCAGGCCCCCACACGGTCGAACTGACCCGGAGACTCACCGAACTCGGAATTCCGGTAATGGCGCATCTCGGTCTGACTCCGCAGCACGTGAACCAACTCGGCGGCTATCAGCGGCAGGGAACCGACCCAGAGGCGGCCGAGCGGCTGCTGGAGTTGGCGAACGACCACGAGGATGCCGGCGCGTTCTCGCTCGTGCTCGAACACGTCCCTGCGAACCTCGCCGCCCAGATCACTGAGGCGCTCGACGTCCCGACGATCGGTATCGGCGCCGGTTCCGAGACCGACGGCCAGGTGCTCGTGATCACCGACGTGCTCGGGCTCGACGAGTGGTCGCCCCCGTTCTCGAAGCAGTACGCAGATCTCCGGGGCGAGATGGCGTCGGCCGTCGAGGCGTACAAGCGCGAGGTCGAAACGGGAACATTCCCCGCGGAGGAGCACAGTCACGTCGAAGACGACGTCGACGACGTGTACTGA
- a CDS encoding DUF5822 domain-containing protein, whose product MPERIESTDPEGVDYGWVMQMTFVVTVTAGAVLVAALSAFVTLPTWGARASFAVRVGAVIWIVTALAAYYYEKNVRAE is encoded by the coding sequence GTGCCCGAGCGCATCGAGTCCACCGATCCCGAGGGGGTCGATTACGGGTGGGTGATGCAGATGACGTTCGTCGTCACGGTGACCGCCGGCGCCGTGCTCGTGGCGGCGCTGTCGGCGTTCGTGACGCTCCCGACTTGGGGCGCGCGCGCGAGTTTCGCCGTCCGAGTCGGCGCCGTGATCTGGATCGTGACTGCACTGGCAGCCTACTACTACGAGAAGAACGTCCGAGCCGAGTGA
- a CDS encoding HAD family hydrolase gives MTDEYTGYDAVVFDLDGTLVDLVVDWEAAARDAIGLFERNGRDADGADLWGLLERADAAGLRSELEAVLADHETRGAAASTRLPHADHLPLSVPTGVCSLNCEAACRTALDRHDLTPHVGAVVGRDSVATYKPDPEPLVATLQDLSAEPDRALFVGDSERDAVTARRAGVDFRWV, from the coding sequence GTGACCGATGAGTATACGGGATACGACGCGGTCGTCTTCGACCTCGACGGAACCCTCGTTGACCTCGTAGTCGACTGGGAGGCCGCCGCACGCGATGCGATCGGGCTGTTCGAGCGCAACGGCCGGGACGCCGACGGCGCGGACCTGTGGGGGCTCCTGGAGCGGGCCGACGCCGCCGGCCTCCGCTCGGAATTAGAGGCGGTGCTCGCCGACCACGAGACCCGGGGCGCCGCGGCGTCGACGCGCCTCCCGCACGCCGATCACCTCCCGCTGTCGGTGCCGACCGGCGTCTGTTCGCTCAACTGTGAGGCCGCCTGTCGGACCGCGCTCGATCGTCACGACCTGACTCCCCACGTCGGCGCCGTCGTCGGTCGCGACTCGGTAGCGACGTACAAGCCCGATCCCGAGCCGCTGGTGGCGACGCTGCAGGACCTGAGTGCGGAACCTGACCGAGCGCTGTTCGTCGGCGACTCCGAGCGCGACGCGGTGACCGCGCGACGCGCCGGTGTCGACTTCCGGTGGGTGTAG
- a CDS encoding acyl-CoA dehydrogenase family protein, protein MTHANADAYGHSPSLLDDEERAIREVVREFAVEELRPGAREADETETFPEEAWDKLAALDLTGLTVPEAYGGFDADRSTYAIVNEELAYGHLAVATALSVHCLAASCIASFGSEAVKDEWLPELVDGRPVGAFCLSEPGAGSNPAQMATTAEHDGDEYVINGEKQWITNGERAGVYIVFAKADPEDDASITQFLVPADLDGVEVGKKEEKLGLRASDTVGMQFSDVRVPERYRLTEEGKGLSAAFKTLTGGRIAIAAQAVGLAQAAFDEAREYAHEREQFDAPIAEIEAVRNKFAEMATTVQASRLLVREAARQSDAGEDPRLAASMAKYFASESAVDVTNEAVQIHGGYGYMSEFDVERLYRDSKITTIYEGTTEIQKTIIARELL, encoded by the coding sequence ATGACACACGCGAACGCAGACGCGTATGGGCACTCCCCGTCACTCCTTGACGACGAGGAGCGCGCGATCCGCGAGGTGGTACGCGAGTTCGCCGTCGAGGAACTCCGTCCGGGCGCCCGGGAGGCCGACGAGACCGAGACGTTCCCCGAAGAGGCGTGGGACAAGCTGGCAGCCCTCGATCTGACGGGGCTGACAGTCCCCGAGGCGTACGGCGGGTTCGACGCGGACCGCTCGACGTACGCGATCGTGAACGAGGAGCTCGCGTACGGGCACCTCGCCGTCGCGACCGCTCTCTCGGTCCACTGCCTCGCCGCCTCGTGCATCGCGAGCTTCGGCTCGGAAGCGGTCAAAGACGAGTGGCTGCCGGAGCTGGTCGACGGTCGGCCGGTTGGCGCCTTCTGTCTCTCCGAGCCGGGGGCCGGGTCGAACCCGGCGCAGATGGCCACGACCGCCGAGCACGACGGCGACGAGTACGTGATCAACGGCGAGAAGCAGTGGATCACGAACGGCGAGCGCGCGGGTGTGTACATCGTCTTCGCAAAGGCGGACCCGGAGGACGACGCCTCGATCACCCAGTTTCTCGTCCCCGCCGACCTCGACGGCGTCGAAGTCGGAAAGAAAGAAGAGAAGCTGGGTCTGCGTGCCTCCGACACCGTCGGGATGCAGTTCTCCGACGTGCGCGTTCCGGAACGCTACCGACTCACCGAGGAGGGCAAGGGCCTCTCTGCCGCGTTCAAGACGCTCACCGGCGGCCGGATCGCCATCGCCGCCCAGGCGGTCGGGCTCGCGCAGGCCGCGTTCGACGAGGCGCGCGAGTACGCTCACGAACGCGAGCAGTTCGACGCCCCGATCGCCGAGATCGAGGCCGTCCGCAACAAGTTCGCCGAGATGGCGACGACGGTGCAGGCGTCGCGCCTGCTCGTCCGCGAGGCGGCCCGCCAGTCGGACGCGGGCGAGGACCCGCGGCTCGCGGCGTCGATGGCGAAGTACTTCGCGAGCGAGTCGGCGGTCGACGTGACGAACGAGGCCGTCCAGATCCACGGCGGTTACGGCTACATGAGCGAGTTCGACGTGGAGCGGCTCTACCGGGATTCGAAGATCACGACCATCTACGAGGGAACGACCGAGATCCAGAAGACGATCATCGCCCGGGAGCTGTTGTAG
- a CDS encoding carboxypeptidase regulatory-like domain-containing protein, with protein sequence MRLHMRPLLIATVVLLVLAPAVGAVSNGTVGAAGVGGPDSTGTHAQTATVTLTIAVQAPDGDPVTDAALTASWENGSATATTAGNGRAFVDVPAGATVEVSVDHPEYVRNAPFVVENASEDTVSITVRQRGSLTVSAEDDRGDAVADARVIVRADGAVVVNGRTNDDGRFTTGTIEQRSYSLTVVKQGYYRVNRDVDVGESSRESVALERGSVTFSFEVFDDRFDPPEPVENAQLTLETAGTFRTLQNGEATAQVPVNAELDLEVTKEGYETVSRTVSVEESARTVSVNLSRTPGLNVTVVNDRVLVGERNVVTVTDAYGDPVADARVLVDDEVVGRTGGEGTLTIRLEDAGNRTLVAETDDLTSDPRSIAVVRERTPTPTPTETATETPAPTTTPETTEPESSTSFPGFTPVSAVVAIAALAGAAVLAANRRDD encoded by the coding sequence ATGCGTCTTCACATGCGACCGCTGCTCATCGCGACGGTGGTGCTTCTCGTGCTTGCGCCCGCTGTCGGGGCGGTCAGCAACGGTACGGTCGGCGCTGCCGGCGTCGGCGGGCCCGACTCAACCGGCACCCACGCACAAACGGCGACTGTCACGCTCACCATCGCGGTTCAGGCGCCCGACGGAGACCCAGTCACGGACGCGGCCCTCACCGCGTCATGGGAAAACGGCTCCGCGACGGCGACGACTGCCGGCAACGGCCGGGCCTTCGTCGACGTGCCCGCCGGGGCGACCGTCGAGGTTAGCGTCGACCACCCGGAGTACGTCCGAAACGCGCCGTTTGTCGTCGAGAACGCGAGCGAGGACACCGTCTCGATCACGGTCCGCCAGCGCGGGAGTCTCACCGTCAGCGCCGAAGATGACCGAGGCGACGCAGTGGCTGACGCGCGCGTCATCGTTCGCGCAGACGGCGCTGTCGTCGTCAACGGTCGGACGAACGACGACGGACGGTTCACTACCGGAACGATCGAACAGCGGTCGTATAGCCTCACGGTGGTCAAGCAGGGGTACTACCGCGTCAACCGCGACGTGGACGTGGGCGAATCATCCCGCGAGTCCGTCGCGCTCGAGCGCGGATCGGTCACCTTCTCGTTCGAGGTGTTCGACGATCGGTTCGATCCGCCGGAGCCCGTCGAGAACGCACAGCTGACGCTGGAGACGGCAGGGACGTTCCGAACGCTCCAGAACGGCGAGGCGACCGCGCAGGTCCCCGTCAACGCCGAGCTCGATCTGGAGGTGACAAAAGAGGGGTACGAGACCGTCTCGCGAACGGTTAGCGTCGAGGAGTCCGCGCGCACGGTGTCGGTGAACCTCAGTCGAACGCCGGGACTGAACGTCACTGTCGTGAACGACCGCGTCCTCGTCGGCGAGCGCAACGTCGTGACGGTCACCGATGCGTACGGCGATCCCGTCGCCGACGCGCGGGTGCTCGTCGACGACGAGGTCGTCGGCCGGACGGGCGGCGAGGGCACGCTCACGATCCGGCTCGAAGACGCCGGGAACCGAACCCTCGTGGCGGAGACTGACGATCTGACGTCGGATCCGCGGTCGATCGCGGTCGTTCGCGAGCGAACGCCGACGCCGACGCCGACCGAGACCGCCACGGAGACGCCGGCGCCGACCACGACGCCCGAGACCACGGAACCGGAGTCGAGCACCAGCTTCCCGGGCTTCACGCCGGTGTCTGCGGTCGTCGCGATCGCCGCGCTCGCGGGTGCGGCCGTGCTCGCTGCGAACAGACGAGACGACTGA
- a CDS encoding alanyl-tRNA editing protein: protein MSDSLAPAHPEVREFETTVESIDGRDVTLAETYFYPEGGGQPADRGTLGGVPVADVQSREHAVVHTLAEAPAFESGDAVACVVDDDFRTYCMRAHTASHVLYGAGRRLLDDLGYGGFGIAAAPPERRAGGDATRSGEKVRVDFETSTDITDDVLVELERLVNRAVWDSRPVTWEQRSVETARADGSVAFNTKTEEGVMSDADSVRVVAVDGWDEAACGGTHVSNTREIGPVTLLDRSNPGEGLTRVEFAVGPAGIRRRAETHRELRAAAREAGVAVDAVADAVGRLSDERDDLADELASVREELLVGRVRDLHRVERDGDEWRIGAVEGFDANAVGEAAQSVVGGEADAPGVVAAVGSGPAPFVVVASGCGVDAGDVVDRVTAEFGGGGGGSPTFAQGGGIDADPDSVVEFLSEFDG from the coding sequence ATGAGTGACTCGCTCGCGCCGGCGCACCCCGAGGTGCGGGAGTTCGAGACGACGGTCGAATCGATCGACGGTCGCGACGTGACCCTCGCGGAGACGTACTTCTATCCGGAGGGGGGCGGCCAGCCCGCCGACCGCGGCACGCTCGGTGGCGTCCCCGTCGCGGACGTACAGTCACGCGAGCACGCGGTCGTCCACACGCTCGCCGAGGCGCCCGCGTTCGAGTCTGGCGACGCCGTGGCTTGCGTCGTCGACGACGACTTCCGGACGTACTGCATGCGCGCCCACACCGCGAGCCACGTGCTCTACGGCGCCGGGCGTCGGCTGTTGGACGACCTCGGGTACGGCGGCTTCGGGATCGCGGCCGCGCCCCCGGAGCGACGCGCGGGCGGTGACGCGACACGCAGCGGCGAGAAGGTCCGCGTCGACTTCGAAACCTCGACCGACATCACCGACGACGTGCTCGTCGAACTCGAACGCCTCGTGAACCGCGCGGTCTGGGACTCGCGGCCAGTCACCTGGGAACAGCGCTCGGTCGAGACAGCGCGCGCGGACGGGTCGGTGGCGTTCAACACGAAGACCGAGGAGGGCGTGATGAGCGACGCCGATTCGGTCCGCGTCGTCGCCGTCGACGGCTGGGACGAGGCCGCCTGCGGCGGCACCCACGTCTCCAACACCCGGGAGATCGGGCCGGTCACGCTGCTCGATCGATCGAACCCCGGCGAGGGGCTCACGCGCGTGGAGTTCGCCGTCGGTCCCGCGGGGATCCGGCGACGCGCCGAGACGCACCGCGAACTCCGCGCCGCCGCGCGCGAGGCGGGCGTCGCCGTCGACGCGGTCGCCGACGCGGTCGGGCGGCTCTCGGACGAGCGCGACGACCTCGCGGACGAACTCGCATCGGTTCGCGAGGAGCTGTTGGTCGGCCGCGTCCGCGACCTCCATCGCGTCGAGCGCGACGGCGACGAGTGGCGGATCGGCGCAGTCGAGGGGTTCGACGCGAACGCGGTCGGCGAGGCCGCCCAGTCGGTCGTCGGCGGCGAGGCGGACGCGCCGGGCGTGGTCGCCGCCGTCGGGAGCGGCCCCGCACCGTTCGTCGTCGTCGCCTCCGGCTGCGGCGTCGACGCCGGCGACGTGGTCGACCGCGTTACCGCCGAGTTTGGGGGTGGGGGCGGCGGATCGCCGACGTTCGCCCAAGGAGGCGGCATCGACGCGGACCCGGATTCTGTCGTCGAGTTCCTGTCGGAGTTCGACGGGTAG